The Nothobranchius furzeri strain GRZ-AD chromosome 8, NfurGRZ-RIMD1, whole genome shotgun sequence genome includes a region encoding these proteins:
- the stil gene encoding SCL-interrupting locus protein homolog isoform X1 — protein MSYPVNLQALPREVLEEVFSPGNMRGRNSVNSFTQLSFPKSRSALWDGSPAGDKLRLQLCCHRKPRVVLLEKALRLALRHARHSNRPRLQCFFLGSVSVDPDEEGITVNLDRFDPGRDQGGAAGRVPSALLPRDVPVPCLFSVQSEAACDVQSEAELRQSFKALQQAVSSRLSLDLSQLLRIRARVACSQTSDAAALTLSWVAVCPAVSVDVQPVRAIPIIPTALLRSLTSIGHSPQTGSHQRGFLTMDHTRKLVLLLESDPKACSLPLVGLWLSGVTHVYNPQVWARCVRFMFSSALQDRVLSESGCFLLVVFGSTHRTPQFFQCRGAGPEPQLDFQLLTASQSASLYQQAAPVPGRVLQCELGLEDLSRQAEVFRASQKSFSSSPPPAVRLSDHDSGVEDEDFSPRPSPRPHPPAPQARRVQPSVPELSLLVDSFSSNHDQAQPSGSAPRLSPANRKSFRSSSAPKPAPPHLHSTPNSNLQEPCTCCPAHTYNCTPIFPSPALPPAAPPASHHQAPPPSSPAPPHQNALPPSANHLSTPPVSSASSQQQAPPFSSHHSVPPSSHQHSTPSFPLPAPLHPIALPPSTSHPSTPPASPVSCHQQTAPPLSHPSAPPPSHKQTPPSSCHYSAPPPRSYHHTTRPSSPLLAPLLPSHSYTPPPSSNAPSTPPLPPASTCLVPSSFSHSPPSDLPSSPSTALPPHHHTPPPPFTLIHPPAPSCPCSHAPPLPLSWCCDSSSSHPSRLAAADSVTSPWLLHPLPVNRCCDKMGGVAPSDTYQLLLHQDRQLRLLQAQIQMLLEAQGKVPADTQTSTSTASIAVETGASLFWGGNPEHRDELPGPGPSSKLPPSSSSSLSSSSHDLSVRGPAGGPEEEEVRSTEVSCSASDHHSISRPQSPVLGESVSMYGPPEEQQSFYQNLMIRLNSRLQEAHHNQEAEDESRRSSVSASQSSQSKPLQQKKSANADPVVRATLRQLQQLGVDVDQKDLMESNRTRAVENASTLASINPAAVVSRLVVSDLTSGALLPGGSVDLSLEANAIALRYLTDSQLNKLSLGGHAPQHVTSSTDSLLSPSNMSLATRKYMRRYGLIEEEEEQEEEVRGQEARQPLSDALNVRLLPQSQLIRDLRPKMQLLTGGTKPDSGDKENRSGRRNSLVRAGGRELEGSLGNILDLSRLRQLPKLF, from the exons ATGAGTTACCCGGTGAACCTCCAGGCTCTGCCCAGGGAAGTTTTAGAGGAAGTGTTTTCTCCGGGAAACATGCGAGGAAG GAACTCCGTGAACTCCTTCACCCAGCTGAGTTTTCCTAAATCCAGATCTGCTCTGTGGGATGGCAGCCCAGCCGGAGACAAGCTCCGCCTCCAGCTCTGCTGTCACag GAAGCCACGTGTGGTGCTTCTGGAAAAGGCTCTTCGATTGGCTCTGCGTCACGCCCGTCACAGCAATAGGCCCCGCCTCCAGTGCTTCTTCCTGGGATCAGTGTCTGTGGACCCag ATGAGGAGGGGATCACTGTGAATCTGGACCGGTTCGATCCAGGTCGGGATCAGGGCGGCGCCGCGGGTCGGGTTCCGTCCGCCCTCCTGCCCAGAGATGTCCCGGTTCCGTGTTTATTCTCTGTTCAGTCGGAGGCGGCGTGTGACGTCCAATCAGAGGCTGAGCTTCGTCAGAGCTTTAAG GCGCTGCAGCAGGCGGTGAGCAGCAGGCTGAGCCTGGATCTGTCTCAGCTGCTGAGGATCAGAGCTCGGGTGGCTTGCTCCCAGACGTCTGATGCAGCGGCGCTCACCCTGAGCTGGGTGGCCGTCTGTCCCGCCGTCAGCGTGGACGTTCAGCCGGTCCGAGCCATTCCCATCATTCCCACCGCCTTGTTGAGGAGTCTGACGAGCATCGGCCACTCGCCGCAGACCGGCAGCCACCAGAGAGG GTTTCTGACCATGGATCACACCAGgaagctggtcctcctgctggagTCGGACCCTAAAGCCTGCAGCCTGCCACTGGTTGGACT CTGGCTGAGCGGAGTCACGCACGTCTACAACCCTCAGGTGTGGGCCCGGTGCGTCCGGTTCATGTTTAGCTCTGCCCTCCAGGACAG GGTTCTGTCGGAGAGCGGATGTTTCCTCCTCGTCGTGTTTGGGTCCACCCACAGGACTCCACAGTTCTTCCAGTGTCGAGGAGCCGGACCAGAACCGCAGCTGGACTTCCAGCTGCTCACCGCCTCCCAGTCGGCCTCACTCTACCAG CAGGCAGCACCGGTTCCGGGTCGGGTTCTGCAGTGCGAGCTTGGTCTGGAGGATCTGAGCAGACAGGCGGAAGTCTTCCGAGCATCACAGAAGTCCTTCAGCAG CTCGCCTCCCCCCGCGGTGCGGCTCTCTGACCACGACTCTGGAGTTGAGGATGAGGACTTCTCTCCCCGCCCATCTCCGAGGccacaccccccagccccacag GCTCGCAGAGTTCAGCCGTCTGTTCCTGAACTTTCTCTGCTGGTTGACAGCTTCTCCTCCAATCACGACCAGGCTCAGCCATCTGGCTCCGCCCCCAGACTCTCTCCAGCCAACAGGAAGTCATTCCGCTCCTCATCAGCTCCGAAACCGGCTCCTCCTCACCTCCACAGCACCCCTAACTCCAACCTGCAGGAGCCGTGCACCTGCTGCCCCGCCCACACCTACAACTGCACCCCCATTTTTCCCTCGCCCGCGCTCCCCCCTGCTGCTCCCCCTGCCTCCCATCACCAGGCTCCGCCTCCTTCCAgccctgctcctcctcatcagaaCGCTCTTCCTCCATCCGCCAACCATCTCTCTACTCCTCCagtctcctccgcctcctcccagCAGCAGGCTCCGCCTTTTTCCAGTCATCACTCTGTTCCTCCTTCCTCCCATCAGCACAGCACTCCCTCTTTCCCTCTCCCGGCTCCTCTTCATCCGATCGCTCTTCCTCCTTCCACCAGCCATCCCTCCACACCTCCTGCTTCTCCAGTCTCCTGTCATCAGCAGACGGCTCCTCCATTGAGCCATCCCTCTGCTCCTCCCCCCTCACATAAGCAGACACCTCCTTCATCATGTCATtattctgctcctcctccccgctccTATCATCATACTACGCGTCCTTCAAGCCCCCTCCTTGCTCCTCTTCTCCCTTCACATTCGTACACCCCTCCTCCTTCCAGTAACGCTCCCTCtactcctcctctccctcctgcCTCCACCTGCCTTGTTCCTTCATCGTTTAGTCATTCTCCTCCATCAGATCTCCCAAGTTCACCTTCCACCGCTCTCCCCCCACACCACcacactcctcctcctcccttcaccCTCATCCACCCACCTGCTCCTTCCTGTCCCTGCAGCCatgctcctcctcttcctttgTCTTGGTGCTGTgactcctcctcctctcaccccTCCCGTCTAGCAGCGGCGGACTCTGTGACCTCCCCCTGGCTCCTCCATCCTCTCCCGGTGAATCGCTGCTGTGATAAAATGGGAGGCGTCGCACCATCAGACACCTACCAGCTCCTCCTCCATCAGGACCGCCAGCTGCGCCTCCTGCAGGCTCAG atccagatgctgcTGGAGGCTCAGGGGAAAGTCCCGGCGGACACGCAGACATCCACGAGCACCGCCAGCATCGCCGTGGAAACGG GTGCCAGTTTGTTCTGGGGAGGGAATCCTGAGCATCGGGATGAGCTTCCTGGTCCTGGACCTTCATCTAAACTTCCTCCTTCATCCTCCTCCAGCCTGTCATCCTCCTCACATGACCTGTCTGTGAGGGGTCCTGCAGGAGGacctgaggaggaggaggtccgAAGTACGGAGGTGTCCTGCTCGGCATCGGATCACCACAG CATCAGCAGGCCGCAGAGCCCGGTTCTGGGAGAGAGTGTCAGCATGTACGGACCTCCAGAGGAGCAGCAGAGCTTCTACCAGAACCtcatg ATTCGCCTCAACAGTCGTCTTCAGGAGGCGCACCACAACCAGGAAGCTGAGGACGAGTCCAGAAGGAGCAGTGTGTCTGCCTCCCAGTCCTCCCAGAGCAAACCGCTGCAGCAGAAGAAGAGTGCAAACGCAGACCCGGTGGTCAGAGCCACCCTCCGGCAGCTGCAGCAGCTCGGAGTGGACGTGGACCAGAAGGACCTGATGGAGTCAAACCGGACCAGAGCCGTGGAGAACGCCAG CACCCTGGCGAGCATCAACCCAGCGGCAGTGGTGTCCCGGCTGGTCGTGTCGGACCTGACGAGCGGCGCTCTGCTCCCCGGGGGCAGCGTGGACCTGAGCCTGGAAGCCAACGCCATCGCTCTGAGATACCTGACCGACTCTCAGCTCAACAAGCTGTCTCTGGGAGGCCACGCCCCTCAGCACGTCACCTCCTCCACAGACTCCCTCCTGTCTCCTAGCAACATGTCTCTGGCCACCAGGAAGTACATGAGGAGGTACGGTCTgatcgaggaggaggaggagcaagaggaggaggtcagaggtcaggaggCTCGTCAGCCGCTGAGCGACGCTCTGAATGTTAGGCTCCTCCCACAGAGTCAGCTGATCCGGGACCTCCGGCCCAAAATGCAGCTTTTAACTGGCGGCACTAAACCGGACTCTGGCGATAAGGAGAACCGGTCCGGACGGAGGAACTCTTTGGTCCGGGCGGGCGGCCGAGAGCTGGAGGGATCGCTGGGAaacatcctggacctgagccgcCTCCGACAGCTTCCGAAACTCTTCTGA
- the stil gene encoding SCL-interrupting locus protein homolog isoform X2, with protein sequence MSYPVNLQALPREVLEEVFSPGNMRGRNSVNSFTQLSFPKSRSALWDGSPAGDKLRLQLCCHRKPRVVLLEKALRLALRHARHSNRPRLQCFFLGSVSVDPDEEGITVNLDRFDPGRDQGGAAGRVPSALLPRDVPVPCLFSVQSEAACDVQSEAELRQSFKALQQAVSSRLSLDLSQLLRIRARVACSQTSDAAALTLSWVAVCPAVSVDVQPVRAIPIIPTALLRSLTSIGHSPQTGSHQRGFLTMDHTRKLVLLLESDPKACSLPLVGLWLSGVTHVYNPQVWARCVRFMFSSALQDRVLSESGCFLLVVFGSTHRTPQFFQCRGAGPEPQLDFQLLTASQSASLYQAAPVPGRVLQCELGLEDLSRQAEVFRASQKSFSSSPPPAVRLSDHDSGVEDEDFSPRPSPRPHPPAPQARRVQPSVPELSLLVDSFSSNHDQAQPSGSAPRLSPANRKSFRSSSAPKPAPPHLHSTPNSNLQEPCTCCPAHTYNCTPIFPSPALPPAAPPASHHQAPPPSSPAPPHQNALPPSANHLSTPPVSSASSQQQAPPFSSHHSVPPSSHQHSTPSFPLPAPLHPIALPPSTSHPSTPPASPVSCHQQTAPPLSHPSAPPPSHKQTPPSSCHYSAPPPRSYHHTTRPSSPLLAPLLPSHSYTPPPSSNAPSTPPLPPASTCLVPSSFSHSPPSDLPSSPSTALPPHHHTPPPPFTLIHPPAPSCPCSHAPPLPLSWCCDSSSSHPSRLAAADSVTSPWLLHPLPVNRCCDKMGGVAPSDTYQLLLHQDRQLRLLQAQIQMLLEAQGKVPADTQTSTSTASIAVETGASLFWGGNPEHRDELPGPGPSSKLPPSSSSSLSSSSHDLSVRGPAGGPEEEEVRSTEVSCSASDHHSISRPQSPVLGESVSMYGPPEEQQSFYQNLMIRLNSRLQEAHHNQEAEDESRRSSVSASQSSQSKPLQQKKSANADPVVRATLRQLQQLGVDVDQKDLMESNRTRAVENASTLASINPAAVVSRLVVSDLTSGALLPGGSVDLSLEANAIALRYLTDSQLNKLSLGGHAPQHVTSSTDSLLSPSNMSLATRKYMRRYGLIEEEEEQEEEVRGQEARQPLSDALNVRLLPQSQLIRDLRPKMQLLTGGTKPDSGDKENRSGRRNSLVRAGGRELEGSLGNILDLSRLRQLPKLF encoded by the exons ATGAGTTACCCGGTGAACCTCCAGGCTCTGCCCAGGGAAGTTTTAGAGGAAGTGTTTTCTCCGGGAAACATGCGAGGAAG GAACTCCGTGAACTCCTTCACCCAGCTGAGTTTTCCTAAATCCAGATCTGCTCTGTGGGATGGCAGCCCAGCCGGAGACAAGCTCCGCCTCCAGCTCTGCTGTCACag GAAGCCACGTGTGGTGCTTCTGGAAAAGGCTCTTCGATTGGCTCTGCGTCACGCCCGTCACAGCAATAGGCCCCGCCTCCAGTGCTTCTTCCTGGGATCAGTGTCTGTGGACCCag ATGAGGAGGGGATCACTGTGAATCTGGACCGGTTCGATCCAGGTCGGGATCAGGGCGGCGCCGCGGGTCGGGTTCCGTCCGCCCTCCTGCCCAGAGATGTCCCGGTTCCGTGTTTATTCTCTGTTCAGTCGGAGGCGGCGTGTGACGTCCAATCAGAGGCTGAGCTTCGTCAGAGCTTTAAG GCGCTGCAGCAGGCGGTGAGCAGCAGGCTGAGCCTGGATCTGTCTCAGCTGCTGAGGATCAGAGCTCGGGTGGCTTGCTCCCAGACGTCTGATGCAGCGGCGCTCACCCTGAGCTGGGTGGCCGTCTGTCCCGCCGTCAGCGTGGACGTTCAGCCGGTCCGAGCCATTCCCATCATTCCCACCGCCTTGTTGAGGAGTCTGACGAGCATCGGCCACTCGCCGCAGACCGGCAGCCACCAGAGAGG GTTTCTGACCATGGATCACACCAGgaagctggtcctcctgctggagTCGGACCCTAAAGCCTGCAGCCTGCCACTGGTTGGACT CTGGCTGAGCGGAGTCACGCACGTCTACAACCCTCAGGTGTGGGCCCGGTGCGTCCGGTTCATGTTTAGCTCTGCCCTCCAGGACAG GGTTCTGTCGGAGAGCGGATGTTTCCTCCTCGTCGTGTTTGGGTCCACCCACAGGACTCCACAGTTCTTCCAGTGTCGAGGAGCCGGACCAGAACCGCAGCTGGACTTCCAGCTGCTCACCGCCTCCCAGTCGGCCTCACTCTACCAG GCAGCACCGGTTCCGGGTCGGGTTCTGCAGTGCGAGCTTGGTCTGGAGGATCTGAGCAGACAGGCGGAAGTCTTCCGAGCATCACAGAAGTCCTTCAGCAG CTCGCCTCCCCCCGCGGTGCGGCTCTCTGACCACGACTCTGGAGTTGAGGATGAGGACTTCTCTCCCCGCCCATCTCCGAGGccacaccccccagccccacag GCTCGCAGAGTTCAGCCGTCTGTTCCTGAACTTTCTCTGCTGGTTGACAGCTTCTCCTCCAATCACGACCAGGCTCAGCCATCTGGCTCCGCCCCCAGACTCTCTCCAGCCAACAGGAAGTCATTCCGCTCCTCATCAGCTCCGAAACCGGCTCCTCCTCACCTCCACAGCACCCCTAACTCCAACCTGCAGGAGCCGTGCACCTGCTGCCCCGCCCACACCTACAACTGCACCCCCATTTTTCCCTCGCCCGCGCTCCCCCCTGCTGCTCCCCCTGCCTCCCATCACCAGGCTCCGCCTCCTTCCAgccctgctcctcctcatcagaaCGCTCTTCCTCCATCCGCCAACCATCTCTCTACTCCTCCagtctcctccgcctcctcccagCAGCAGGCTCCGCCTTTTTCCAGTCATCACTCTGTTCCTCCTTCCTCCCATCAGCACAGCACTCCCTCTTTCCCTCTCCCGGCTCCTCTTCATCCGATCGCTCTTCCTCCTTCCACCAGCCATCCCTCCACACCTCCTGCTTCTCCAGTCTCCTGTCATCAGCAGACGGCTCCTCCATTGAGCCATCCCTCTGCTCCTCCCCCCTCACATAAGCAGACACCTCCTTCATCATGTCATtattctgctcctcctccccgctccTATCATCATACTACGCGTCCTTCAAGCCCCCTCCTTGCTCCTCTTCTCCCTTCACATTCGTACACCCCTCCTCCTTCCAGTAACGCTCCCTCtactcctcctctccctcctgcCTCCACCTGCCTTGTTCCTTCATCGTTTAGTCATTCTCCTCCATCAGATCTCCCAAGTTCACCTTCCACCGCTCTCCCCCCACACCACcacactcctcctcctcccttcaccCTCATCCACCCACCTGCTCCTTCCTGTCCCTGCAGCCatgctcctcctcttcctttgTCTTGGTGCTGTgactcctcctcctctcaccccTCCCGTCTAGCAGCGGCGGACTCTGTGACCTCCCCCTGGCTCCTCCATCCTCTCCCGGTGAATCGCTGCTGTGATAAAATGGGAGGCGTCGCACCATCAGACACCTACCAGCTCCTCCTCCATCAGGACCGCCAGCTGCGCCTCCTGCAGGCTCAG atccagatgctgcTGGAGGCTCAGGGGAAAGTCCCGGCGGACACGCAGACATCCACGAGCACCGCCAGCATCGCCGTGGAAACGG GTGCCAGTTTGTTCTGGGGAGGGAATCCTGAGCATCGGGATGAGCTTCCTGGTCCTGGACCTTCATCTAAACTTCCTCCTTCATCCTCCTCCAGCCTGTCATCCTCCTCACATGACCTGTCTGTGAGGGGTCCTGCAGGAGGacctgaggaggaggaggtccgAAGTACGGAGGTGTCCTGCTCGGCATCGGATCACCACAG CATCAGCAGGCCGCAGAGCCCGGTTCTGGGAGAGAGTGTCAGCATGTACGGACCTCCAGAGGAGCAGCAGAGCTTCTACCAGAACCtcatg ATTCGCCTCAACAGTCGTCTTCAGGAGGCGCACCACAACCAGGAAGCTGAGGACGAGTCCAGAAGGAGCAGTGTGTCTGCCTCCCAGTCCTCCCAGAGCAAACCGCTGCAGCAGAAGAAGAGTGCAAACGCAGACCCGGTGGTCAGAGCCACCCTCCGGCAGCTGCAGCAGCTCGGAGTGGACGTGGACCAGAAGGACCTGATGGAGTCAAACCGGACCAGAGCCGTGGAGAACGCCAG CACCCTGGCGAGCATCAACCCAGCGGCAGTGGTGTCCCGGCTGGTCGTGTCGGACCTGACGAGCGGCGCTCTGCTCCCCGGGGGCAGCGTGGACCTGAGCCTGGAAGCCAACGCCATCGCTCTGAGATACCTGACCGACTCTCAGCTCAACAAGCTGTCTCTGGGAGGCCACGCCCCTCAGCACGTCACCTCCTCCACAGACTCCCTCCTGTCTCCTAGCAACATGTCTCTGGCCACCAGGAAGTACATGAGGAGGTACGGTCTgatcgaggaggaggaggagcaagaggaggaggtcagaggtcaggaggCTCGTCAGCCGCTGAGCGACGCTCTGAATGTTAGGCTCCTCCCACAGAGTCAGCTGATCCGGGACCTCCGGCCCAAAATGCAGCTTTTAACTGGCGGCACTAAACCGGACTCTGGCGATAAGGAGAACCGGTCCGGACGGAGGAACTCTTTGGTCCGGGCGGGCGGCCGAGAGCTGGAGGGATCGCTGGGAaacatcctggacctgagccgcCTCCGACAGCTTCCGAAACTCTTCTGA